A single Triticum dicoccoides isolate Atlit2015 ecotype Zavitan chromosome 2A, WEW_v2.0, whole genome shotgun sequence DNA region contains:
- the LOC119359020 gene encoding splicing factor U2af large subunit A-like translates to MANHGDLSPPADGGSQELIPVIYQSPYSMTPQGPPCSWLFYYRPVPLGGFRRPVYEDGTTRVLCLSQMFSPDQLEDDEYYQKFCRRMTAEGQRSGGKLRRTVVPRPDPSGAPVAGVGKVFLEYADIDSAAYSKTMLHWMWFEGRQVFAVFYPEDKFAAGDYDG, encoded by the exons ATGGCCAACCACGGCGACCTCTCCCCGCCGGCCGACGGCGGCTCCCAGGAG CTGATTCCAGTCATCTACCAGTCACCATACAGCATGACACCACAG GGTCCTCCATGTTCATGGCTTTTTTACTATAGGCCAGTTCCTCTCGGAGGTTTTCGG AGGCCCGTGTACGAAGATGGGACGACAAGGGTGCTATGCTTGAGCCAAATGTTTTCTCCAGACCAGCTAGAAGACGACGAGTACTACCAAAAGTTTTGCCGGAGGATGACGGCGGAAGGACAGAGATCCGGCGGTAAACTCAGGAGGACCGTCGTCCCACGGCCGGACCCCAGCGgcgctccggtcgccggagttggCAAG GTGTTTCTGGAATACGCCGATATCGACAGCGCAGCATATTCCAAGACGATGTTGCATTGGATGTGGTTTGAGGGGAGGCAGGTGTTTGCTGTGTTCTATCCCGAGGACAAGTTTGCTGCTGGGGACTATGATGGATAA